One window of Oncorhynchus kisutch isolate 150728-3 linkage group LG25, Okis_V2, whole genome shotgun sequence genomic DNA carries:
- the LOC109870460 gene encoding ribonuclease P protein subunit p30-like isoform X1, with product MAVFMDLNISYTTDKKRLQSVIETAAHLGYSTVAINYVVDLEQNKQEIGKPTCVSELFETFPIVQGKSRPIKVLNRLTVVASRAAHFKPLREYKAYDLVAAYPKTEKLFHAACMEFTIDIICVAATEKQPFFFKRSSVNGAIERGVFFEIRYTPAIRGSTMRRHTIANALNLMEACKGKNVIVTSGAEKPLELRGPYDIANLGLLFGLSDEDGKAAISTNCRAVHLHGETRKTALGIVHSMKNERPLTERQEEEDVPVSKRAKIEMAQ from the exons ATGGCTGTGTTCATGGACTTGAATATTAGCTACACAACCGATAAGAAACGACTTCAGAGTGTTATTGAAACAGCAGCTCATC TTGGATACTCCACAGTTGCCATCAATTATGTGGTTGATTTGGAACAAAATAAGCAG GAAATTGGCAAACCGACGTGTGTCTCCGAGCTGTTTGAAACATTTCCCATAGTGCAG GGTAAATCCAGACCAATCAAGGTGTTGAACCGACTGACAGTTGTGGCCTCAAGGGCAGCACACTTT AAACCATTAAGAGAGTACAAAGCCTATGACTTAGTGGCTGCCTATCCTAAAACGGAGAAGTTGTTTCAT GCAGCCTGCATGGAATTTACTATTGACATCATCTGTGTAGCAGCGACAGAAAAACAGCCCTTTTTTTTCAAAAGATCTTCAGTCAATGGG GCAATTGAAAGGGGTGTGTTTTTTGAGATACGTTACACACCTGCAATCCGAGGCTCCACCATGAGAAGACACACCATCGCAAATGCTCTAAATCTCATGGAGGCGTGCAAAGGCAAG aacgtAATTGTGACCAGTGGGGCAGAAAAG CCCCTTGAGTTGAGAGGACCCTATGACATTGCCAATTT GGGCCTACTGTTTGGCCTGTCAGATGAAGATGGCAAAGCTGCGATCTCAACCAACTGTCGAGCTGTCCACTTACATGGAG AAACGAGAAAGACTGCCTTGGGGATAGTACACTCTATGAAGAATGAGCGACCTTTGActgagagacaggaggaagaggatgttCCAGTGTCAAAGAGGGCTAAGATTGAAATGGCGCAGTAG
- the LOC109870460 gene encoding ribonuclease P protein subunit p30-like isoform X2: protein MREKNNFLSHKAFRVNSRGNMAVFMDLNISYTTDKKRLQSVIETAAHLGYSTVAINYVVDLEQNKQEIGKPTCVSELFETFPIVQGKSRPIKVLNRLTVVASRAAHFKPLREYKAYDLVAAYPKTEKLFHAACMEFTIDIICVAATEKQPFFFKRSSVNGAIERGVFFEIRYTPAIRGSTMRRHTIANALNLMEACKGKNVIVTSGAEKPLELRGPYDIANLGLLFGLSDEDGKAAISTNCRAVHLHGVLSLQKRERLPWG, encoded by the exons ATGCGAGAGAAAAACAACTTCTTGTCCCATAAGGCATTTCGGGTCAACTCACGTGGAAACATGGCTGTGTTCATGGACTTGAATATTAGCTACACAACCGATAAGAAACGACTTCAGAGTGTTATTGAAACAGCAGCTCATC TTGGATACTCCACAGTTGCCATCAATTATGTGGTTGATTTGGAACAAAATAAGCAG GAAATTGGCAAACCGACGTGTGTCTCCGAGCTGTTTGAAACATTTCCCATAGTGCAG GGTAAATCCAGACCAATCAAGGTGTTGAACCGACTGACAGTTGTGGCCTCAAGGGCAGCACACTTT AAACCATTAAGAGAGTACAAAGCCTATGACTTAGTGGCTGCCTATCCTAAAACGGAGAAGTTGTTTCAT GCAGCCTGCATGGAATTTACTATTGACATCATCTGTGTAGCAGCGACAGAAAAACAGCCCTTTTTTTTCAAAAGATCTTCAGTCAATGGG GCAATTGAAAGGGGTGTGTTTTTTGAGATACGTTACACACCTGCAATCCGAGGCTCCACCATGAGAAGACACACCATCGCAAATGCTCTAAATCTCATGGAGGCGTGCAAAGGCAAG aacgtAATTGTGACCAGTGGGGCAGAAAAG CCCCTTGAGTTGAGAGGACCCTATGACATTGCCAATTT GGGCCTACTGTTTGGCCTGTCAGATGAAGATGGCAAAGCTGCGATCTCAACCAACTGTCGAGCTGTCCACTTACATGGAG tgttgtcattaCAGAAACGAGAAAGACTGCCTTGGGGATAG
- the rpp30 gene encoding ribonuclease P protein subunit p30, with translation MAVFMDLNITYTTDKKRLRSVIETAAHLGYSTVAINYVVDLQQKKQEIGKPKCVLELFDTFPIVQGKSRPIKVLNRLTVVASDPSHFRPNAEYKAYDLVAVYPTTEKLFHAACMTFDVDIICVAVIEKQPFFFKRSPINGAIERGVFFEISYTPAIRDSTMRRYTIANAISLMETCKGKNVIVTSGAEKPLELRGPYDIANLGLLFGLSEGDGKAAISTNCRAVHLHGETRKTALGIVHTMKKDQPLTERQEEEHAPASKRAKIETV, from the exons ATGGCTGTGTTCATGGACTTGAATATTACCTACACAACCGACAAGAAACGACTTCGGAGTGTTATTGAAACAGCAGCGCACC TTGGATACTCTACAGTTGCCATCAATTATGTTGTTGATTTGCAACAAAAGAAACAG GAAATTGGCAAACCAAAGTGTGTCTTAGAGCTGTTTGATACATTTCCCATAGTGCAG GGTAAATCCAGACCAATCAAGGTGTTAAACCGATTGACAGTTGTGGCCTCTGACCCATCACACTTT AGACCAAATGCAGAGTACAAAGCCTATGACTTAGTGGCTGTCTATCCTACAACAGAGAAGTTGTTTCAT GCAGCCTGCATGACATTTGATGTTGACATCATCTGTGTAGCAGTGATAGAAAAACAACCCTTCTTTTTCAAAAGATCTCCAATAAATGGG GCAATTGAAAGAGGCGTGTTCTTTGAGATAAGTTACACACCTGCTATTCGAGACTCCACCATGAGAAGATACACCATCGCAAATGCCATCAGTCTCATGGAGACGTGCAAAGGGAAG AATGTAATTGTGACCAGTGGGGCAGAAAAG CCCCTTGAGTTGAGAGGACCCTACGACATTGCCAATTT AGGCCTTCTGTTTGGGCTTTCAGAAGGAGATGGCAAAGCTGCTATCTCAACCAACTGTCGAGCTGTCCACTTACATGGAG AAACCAGAAAGACTGCCTTGGGTATCGTACACACTATGAAGAAAGACCAGCCGTTGActgagagacaggaggaagagcaTGCTCCAGCTTCAAAGAGGGCTAAGATTGAGACTGTGTAG